The Sylvia atricapilla isolate bSylAtr1 chromosome 9, bSylAtr1.pri, whole genome shotgun sequence genomic sequence GGCAACAGTGACTGCAGCAATTAATGTTAATTTGCTGTGCCTCTCTAAAATGGAACTCTGTTTGCCATAAGTAAGGCAGTGAGGCTTTTTCCTACTGAAAGGGCTCTTCGAGTGGAGTAGTTCTGAAGGAGAGATGAGTTAGCTGTGTTTTCACTCAGTGCCATAGAcccaaagagatttttttttttatccctgttAGGGAGATGAGAGTGATAGTGTTGAGAGATTCTTCTTATTCCATCTCCAAACAAACACACAGTCTGGCCAAACCTGCTGTGACGGTGTGCAGATAAACAAAAACTAAATCAGTAAAGCCCAGTAATTAGTAATGAGCTTTTTTGTGTTCTGTGGACCATGATGTACCACCATTTAACGCAGAATGGGAATTAAGTTACAGGAGAATTCTCTTACCAGGGATAAAGGGTCACAGTACAGACTGATTTGGTTATCACTGATATAATCAGTATTTGTAAACTGAGTAAATCAGGCAATTGTCTGAGAACTGGAATTTCATAAGAAGCAGCTGTAGAGCTGTTGTAAACACAGcaagacacaaagaaaacaatctgAATTGGAGAAGTTCTGTCAGTGTACTGTGTAACTTCTCTCCTTCCATTCCTAGCTGAAGGAAGTCTTcaggaagcagctggagaaggcagAATCTGAGATCAAGAAAACCACAGCCATTATTGCAGAGTATAAACAGGTACCATTCCAGAGACCCTCTCtgatatttcttctttcatcctGTTATGAGAGCTGAATTTTCAGCATTGCAGATCTCATCCTTCAAATAAGCTCCACCTTTCAGACTTTGGGAGAGCAGTGTTGTTGTAATTTGTCATAAATCTTCTTGTGGCTTTCCTAATAGTCTCCTAATTAGGCAGTCGGTAATAACCTGTCTTTCAGCTAATTTTAGTCCTGTAGGGTGAGTGCTTCTGTACTTTGTGACATAATGCAGTATGAACATCATAAACCAACTCATCCATAAAAtgtccctgtctctgtgctCTGGTTCTGTATTGAATACTGCTGGGTTTTTATCattagcagcagcagtggagctgtTATGGGGACATGATTATACCTGAGTGAGGCAGAATTTAAGAAATGTTGGTTCTAGCAGAAACCATTGTTAAAAAGCACACTAGGATAATGAACTTGACCTAAGAGactgctttctctgctccagatTTGCTCCCAGCTGAGTACCAGGCTGGAAAAACAACAAGCAGCCAGTAAAGATGAACTGGAAGTTGTGAAGGTGAGAACAAAGTCTCTGCATGGGGGATATTTCTAATACCAGGGATACAGAAGGAAACCTGAACTGTATCTTAAAGTACATTGGTAGCCCCACATGCATTTTTCAGCAGATGTAAACAAGGAAAGggtttgtttcctttcactgtTCCTTATCTTGCATCGGACAGTGTAGAACTCTCAAACTGAAGTGCATTTAGTacttagcttttctttttgctgttaaaaatgtaGAGAAACAGTATTTACTTGGATGTTTTGATTAACTGGGCAAAAAAAGAAGACTCTCTAGAAGACAAAACATGTTGTTCCTCAAGTGTACACAGCAGAGGGAATGGAATTTGCTAGACTCGACAAGGTTTATATTTGAGTTTCTGTAATTTAAGTAGAATTGGTTTAAGTAATTAAACCAAATGACACAGCTAGGGCCATCCCCACAATATTCACAGGGGTTCCTCTCCCTTCTCTAAACCCCTTCCAGGAACACCTACATAAGAGGCAAACATTTCctaataaataataatagtagtaataataattattattctgAGTAGGCAGAGTTGTTTACCCTCTGCTGTAGCTTCTACATATTTCTTCAGTACTCAAGCTGAACTAGATTTGTTGCCTTTTAGTGACTTTTTAATGTTATTGATAATAACATAATTTTAGGACTGACGTTCCTATATCCTGCTGAAATAGCTCAATATCCTGTTTTAGTCTGTGCAAGCCAGGCCAGCTGTTTCATCTCTTCAGATTTAATTTACTCTTCTGAGTTGTGCTGACATAAATATTACAAAGCTTTGGTAGCAAGAGGATTCTAATATAAGAGCAAAGTTTCCATGCTTAGAGCATGCTAAGTAGATTTTAGGAATTTTTATACTGGTTAACATACCCTGGAAATCGTTCATGAACAACTTAAATTCTTTTCATGCCAATTATAAAAACTGCAGTACTCGATGGTTTGAGATTGAGGCAGTCTGACAAATAAAATGGCTCTTCCAggaagcacagcagctcctgtaaCATGGATTAAGAATGAGCTTTCTGGGTATTTCAGGGTAAAGTGATGGcctgcaaacactgcagtgagatTTTCAGCAAGGAGGGGGCACTGAAGGTGCCTGCTGTAAGCACGGACAACAGAGGCATCGAAACAGATGATGAGAAGGATGCActgaagaagcagctgagagagaTGGAGCTGGAGCTTGCACAGACCAAACTGCAGCTTGTGGAAGCCAAGTGCAAAATTCAGGTACGTGGCATCCAAGTACAGCAGGGTGGTCACCTTAACGTCATGCTCAGTCCAGAATTACTCTGAATCGTGCAAAAAATTGTTGCAAAAGGGAGCAGATACCTGCATGCCTGTGTATCtgaactttcagaaaaaaaatctgtctgaaaaagaaaaggatgattttatttgtgtgtCTAAATACCTTGTGCTGTTCCAGCAGTTTGAATGTCTTCTCTCGCCAGTGCCTGGGAGATTGCAAGGGAGGTGCCAGACTGCAGGGACTTAGTGCGAAGATGCTTCTTTGTTAATTAGGTTTCGATCAATTCTGACTGTTCTGCTTTCTTAGGAGCTGGAGCACCAGAGAGGAGCCCTTATGAACGAAATCCAAGCTGCCAAAAACTCTTGGTTTAGCAAAACGCTGAACTCTATCAAAACGGCCACGGGCACACAGGCAGCGCCGCAGCCCCAGCCGCCCGTGCCTCCCAGAGAGGGCAGCACATAGTTCCAGCCACAGCCGGCACCAGAGCACAAAGAACAACACACCTGAAACCTTGGAGGATTCTTCCACTGGTCTCTCCTCCTGGGCGAAGGACAGTGAGGCAGGAGTGCAGGCTTGAAGTGaaattcttcagtgtttttcattaattttctgatGTGACCCTTTtcaaaggggaaggaaaaaaaaaaaaaaaaaagtcctggtTTATGTTGAATTCCTGCTTCCCATACTGCCTTGCTGAAAGCCACGTTCTGATACCTTCATACTTTTACACTTTATTTTATATGACTAgatgttaaataaatatttcaaacctAGGTCTTTAATACACAtctatttgaaattatttttgtcttgcatagaaggtttttcttctggaggaagagagagaatggAAAATGTACAGTACTGCAGCATAATCTCTCCCTAGAAAGCACAGTGTAAGACATTGAGGATAACTTAGGCCCTGGGACCATCTCAGAAGTTTATCACAGCAACTGTGTCCTGCAGAGAAGCACTTTTTGTAAAGCTTAGGCCATAGCAAAGATAGCCTTGTGCTCCCCTGGCACAATTGCTATGAGCTTCCCTTACAACTTCTTAGTTtggattgttttttcttcagaaacacaAGTGGTGCagttttttaaacactgttgTTTAAAGGCTCTTTACAGCTCAACTGGAATTTAACAAAAAGTTCCCCAGTTCccttttttaattcctgtttaTATTAAGAATTCCAAGGAATAATTCCTTCCACTGAGGTAAAGGGAGAACCGTTTTGACACTTATTTGATGTTTTTGCTGAGAAGCAGAGTGGAGACCTTGCATGGTTTTGACCTTTTGTAAATCCTGTGCAATAAAAGGGTAGGTTTTATGAATAAAAGTAACGAAAAACCTTGCCCCCTAGGTCTATATTCAGATTCCAAATTTGACACAGAAATGAGGTATCAAATCAAACACCCAGGAGGTTTGTGCTGCACTGATGAATAAAATACCATAGAAACAAGATCTGTTGGCTGGAAGTGTTTGGTTAGGAAACACTTCATTGGtattacttatttttataaaaacaagCATTTTCAAGTGGAATACAAGCCCTAGACTTTCCTGTGGGGGTAGGCATCTCTGGTTGTGAAGAACCTGTCTGGTTGTTTTATATCTCTTAAGGTAAGAAAGTTCAAAAGCATTTGTTCTGACTAAACATAGTGTGTTCATAGAAATACTTATTTCATGGAAAATTAAACTATTGCTTGAACtgatggaatatttttttaattatacttGTCATGTCTGAAGATGGTCTTGCAGGTAAATGTCATTGCTGGACTAAATGTTGTGTATTAATTGTTTCATTTACAAGATTTTTCCAGGGACACTAGTTCTGTTTTGatctgttgttttgttggttttttttttaattctaaggAATGCCATACATTGTCGGTTTTGtacaataaaatttaataataacCATCTTGTGCTTTGTTGTCAAGCATAATTGTGAATTATCTTTAACAGGGTAGTACAAATTTAATGTTACCAGTGCCAAAGGAAAGGTTCTAAAAGGCAGTCAGTCAGCTGACAGTAGTAGAGATCAAAATATTATCACCATCCTCACACAATTCTCTAAGAATAAGGGGTTAAAacagtttaatattttaaaatgtacctTCAAGAACAGTGATTATCTGGAATTATTAATacagtgaggaagaaaaggggaaaagcagaaggtatttcttttgcaaatgtTATCAAAGGTCCTTTTTCCTTGTCACTGTCTTGCTCATAATATTTGCATAAATGTTTCCATTCTCTTGACTGACTAGTGTTAGTCATTCACTTACCAGTTCGCTTCACATTCAGAATGTGAATCTGAACTCATAATAAATCTGAAGTGACATTTAAGAATATCTGGTGAACATCTGATTGTTGCATTTGAGTACTGTGCCCACAAGGGAAACTCGTTATTTGACAAATGTCTgaatttctcatttccatttaTCTTAAATCATAATTACAATTGGATTTAAAACCATGACTGGGAAAGTTCAGTAAGAATGAGTAGGGAAATGTGTTAGGCTGTGATTCCCCGAGCAGATGAGTTAAGAGCTCCTTCTTGCTCACCCCTCCAACTCCCCATTGTACAgtcctgtcccttgtccttATTGTGTGTGTACTGGAGAtaattaaacaacaacaacaaagatgTGGGTGAATTTACCCCCCTACAGTTCATCTTTCGTCAAGTGAATGAGCTAACTCACCTCAAGGGTCCAGTGAGTGCAAATGGATCATGGGAGTGGGACTTTCCAAGTCCGTCAAAAAGGAACTGGTAAATGAGATCACCAGGTTTCACAGAATGAGCTTTCACAGGACATCTATTTTCTCAGTGTAGCTGCTTTCTGACTTTGGAAGTTGAGTTTCAGGAACAAAACCACATTTGCTACTTGCTAGCCATGATGATTTCAAACCCTTTTAAGGATGGAAGTTGGCTTACCTCACCCAGAGGAAGTTTCAGAAAGCAATGACCCTAAAAGCAGTAAACAATTTCCACCTTCCTGCTGTAGATCCGAGGTAGCATTGGTAGCAATGGCATTTGCAAAAGTAGTATTTAGGTGGAAACTTGCAACTTCTCAGCATTACTGAAAGAGTAAGAAAATAGCTCTATGGCATCTTGAGGAATATGCAGAATgaaggaaaggagcaggaatCCACGATTAAACCAGGCAAGCTAAAATTCTATCTGCTGACTATAGATGCTACTGGGAAATTTAGTTTCCTGCAAGAAAAAAGGTCTCTGTGTGACAGAGATACCTACACACATATCCTTGGTGGATTTGTCTGGGATAGCTGGGTTACTGTTCAgcttttcagcaggaaatacCATCAAAGTCTCACTGAAACTGTTGTTTCCATGTGGCACTGGAACAGCTAACATAGCTCCTAAGTCTGGAGTGATcaaccttttttcccctgagccAGTAGTAAACGATGTGTTCAGATcaaacttttattaaaattaatttgaaatttatatatatatatatatgtggaaCTAAagcctatttttaaattttattgagAATACACCATTCTGAAATAAAGTCTTTACTTCGATTAGGAACAAACCtccaaagaatatttttactacagcttttattttgttggaCTATAATCTGTTCCAGAGATGCCCAATATGAGGGGCAAAAAAACATCAAATGAGTCcttcttttgattttaaaaacttgGTTTTCCTTTGACTGTAACACTTTACAGGCTAAATGAAGCAAGGCTGATTTAGTTACATGGTACATTTGTGAATTAGTCTTGTATTGTCTTTGTGAACCAAACTTAATATTCTAAAGTAATAGGACTTACTCCACTCAGTTTATGTTTCTAAATGTACCTggagaggaataaaaagaaaaaagacagaaaataccaTGGGTAGAGAAGCCAAGAAACTGCAAAATCCCTGAGGTGCATCTGCATCAGGGTTTGGCAGAACCAGCCTCAGGAAAGGTAGTCAGCCATGTATCAGTACTGCCAGTGGGACAAACCCGCCCTTGTCCTGTCCATTAATAAGGATTTAATTTGCTACAGCTGAGTTACATTGCCTACGACTAAGTTAAAGTGCTTGCAGTAAGgtaagcagtatttttttc encodes the following:
- the RABGAP1L gene encoding rab GTPase-activating protein 1-like isoform X5, which produces MRESQLQQEDPMDRYKRENRRLQEASMRLEQENDDLAHELVTSKIALRNDLDQAEDKADVLNKELLVTKQKLVEIEEEKRKQEEETAQLKEVFRKQLEKAESEIKKTTAIIAEYKQICSQLSTRLEKQQAASKDELEVVKGKVMACKHCSEIFSKEGALKVPAVSTDNRGIETDDEKDALKKQLREMELELAQTKLQLVEAKCKIQELEHQRGALMNEIQAAKNSWFSKTLNSIKTATGTQAAPQPQPPVPPREGST
- the RABGAP1L gene encoding rab GTPase-activating protein 1-like isoform X6; translation: MVESSIWSVTLQERENRRLQEASMRLEQENDDLAHELVTSKIALRNDLDQAEDKADVLNKELLVTKQKLVEIEEEKRKQEEETAQLKEVFRKQLEKAESEIKKTTAIIAEYKQICSQLSTRLEKQQAASKDELEVVKGKVMACKHCSEIFSKEGALKVPAVSTDNRGIETDDEKDALKKQLREMELELAQTKLQLVEAKCKIQELEHQRGALMNEIQAAKNSWFSKTLNSIKTATGTQAAPQPQPPVPPREGST
- the RABGAP1L gene encoding rab GTPase-activating protein 1-like isoform X4; translation: MMEEISIVVAYDAHVFGQLRDEDCLANLVAVSKPKAAVPTKKLKKYEREYQTMRESQLQQEDPMDRYKRENRRLQEASMRLEQENDDLAHELVTSKIALRNDLDQAEDKADVLNKELLVTKQKLVEIEEEKRKQEEETAQLKEVFRKQLEKAESEIKKTTAIIAEYKQICSQLSTRLEKQQAASKDELEVVKGKVMACKHCSEIFSKEGALKVPAVSTDNRGIETDDEKDALKKQLREMELELAQTKLQLVEAKCKIQELEHQRGALMNEIQAAKNSWFSKTLNSIKTATGTQAAPQPQPPVPPREGST